Proteins encoded in a region of the Microbacterium neungamense genome:
- the coaA gene encoding type I pantothenate kinase yields MGAVTAVDPTLPLSPYREIDRADWARLAADLDQPLSETEVVGIRGIGDRLDLAEVREVYLPLSRLLSLYATATKRLGAATSEFLQEEDTTTPFVVGVAGSVAVGKSTIARLLRELMSRWPGTPRVELVTTDGFLYPNAELERRGLMDRKGFPESYDRRALLTFLTEVKSGAEEVRAPFYSHMRYDIVPDAHIVVRRPDVVIVEGLNVLQPPPAPNDVAVSDLFDFSIYVDADAEHIERWYVDRFLALRQGAFSNPSSYFNVFAHLTDEEAVTTALGYWREINMPNLLENVLPTKHRATLVLRKGADHAVESVLLRKL; encoded by the coding sequence ATGGGAGCCGTGACCGCCGTCGACCCGACCCTGCCGCTCTCGCCGTACCGGGAGATCGACCGCGCCGACTGGGCGCGGCTGGCGGCCGACCTGGATCAGCCGCTCAGCGAGACCGAGGTCGTCGGCATCCGCGGCATCGGCGACCGACTCGACCTCGCCGAGGTGCGCGAGGTGTACCTGCCGCTCAGCCGCCTGCTCAGCCTGTACGCGACGGCGACGAAGCGGCTGGGGGCGGCGACGAGCGAGTTCCTGCAGGAGGAGGACACCACCACGCCGTTCGTCGTCGGTGTGGCCGGATCCGTGGCCGTCGGGAAGTCGACGATCGCGCGCCTGCTGCGCGAGCTGATGAGCCGCTGGCCGGGCACGCCGCGCGTGGAGCTCGTGACGACGGACGGCTTCCTGTATCCGAACGCCGAGCTCGAGCGGCGCGGGCTGATGGACCGCAAGGGCTTTCCGGAGTCGTACGACCGGCGCGCGCTGCTGACGTTCCTCACCGAGGTGAAGAGCGGGGCCGAGGAGGTGCGGGCGCCGTTCTACTCGCACATGCGCTACGACATCGTGCCCGACGCGCACATCGTGGTCCGCAGGCCCGACGTCGTCATCGTCGAGGGGCTGAACGTGCTGCAGCCGCCGCCGGCGCCCAACGACGTGGCGGTCAGCGATCTGTTCGACTTCTCGATCTACGTCGACGCCGACGCCGAGCACATCGAGCGCTGGTACGTCGACCGGTTCCTGGCGCTGCGGCAGGGCGCGTTCAGCAACCCGTCGTCGTACTTCAACGTGTTCGCGCACCTCACCGACGAGGAGGCGGTCACCACGGCGCTCGGCTACTGGCGCGAGATCAACATGCCCAACCTGCTCGAGAACGTGCTGCCCACGAAGCACCGAGCCACCCTGGTGCTGCGCAAGGGCGCCGACCACGCCGTGGAGAGCGTGCTGCTCCGCAAGCTCTGA
- the glmS gene encoding glutamine--fructose-6-phosphate transaminase (isomerizing) — protein MCGIVGYVGPRPSQDILLAGLARLEYRGYDSAGIAVIDENGTLGMRKKAGKLGMLRESLKDAALGDGTTGIGHTRWATHGGPTDVNAHPHLADDDKLALIHNGIIENFAALRDELAAEGYTFRSETDTEVAAVLLGREYRATGGDLQEAFRKVVNRLEGAFTLLAMHQDHPGLVVGARRNSPLVIGLGEGENFLGSDVAAFVEHTRKALAIGQDQIVAITPDAVTVTDFDGNSVEAAPFDVSWDAAAAEKGGWSSFMAKEVAEQPEAVANTIRGRISDGQVVIPELDGMDELFTGIRRVIITACGTASYAALVGKYAIEQWARVPVDVELAHEFRYRDPVIGGDTLVVSISQSGETMDTLMAVKYARERGARTLSICNTQGATIPRESDAVVYTHAGPEVAVASTKAFSAQITALLLLGLHMGRVRGTFAHASAEIADLQALPEKVAKVIEGEQEHVSQLAHWMADTRSVLFLGRHVGYPIALEGALKLKEISYIHAEGFAAGELKHGPIALIEPGQPVFVIVPSPRHSALVHSKVVSNIQEIRARGARVIVVAEEGDAAVLPYADEVIHIPLAGAMFEPVLAVVPLQIFAMALATAKGLDVDQPRNLAKSVTVE, from the coding sequence ATGTGTGGAATCGTCGGATACGTGGGCCCTCGCCCCAGCCAGGACATCCTGCTCGCAGGGCTCGCCCGTCTCGAATACCGCGGCTACGACTCCGCGGGCATCGCCGTGATCGATGAGAACGGCACCCTCGGCATGCGCAAGAAGGCCGGAAAGCTCGGCATGCTCCGCGAGTCCCTCAAGGACGCCGCCCTCGGCGACGGCACCACGGGCATCGGCCACACGCGGTGGGCCACCCACGGCGGACCGACCGACGTCAATGCGCATCCGCACCTGGCGGATGACGACAAGCTGGCCCTCATCCACAACGGCATCATCGAGAACTTCGCCGCCCTCCGCGACGAGCTCGCCGCCGAGGGGTACACCTTCCGCAGCGAGACCGACACCGAGGTCGCCGCGGTGCTCCTCGGACGCGAGTACCGCGCCACCGGCGGCGATCTGCAGGAGGCGTTCCGCAAGGTCGTGAACCGCCTCGAGGGCGCGTTCACCCTGCTCGCCATGCACCAGGACCACCCGGGCCTCGTCGTCGGCGCCCGCCGCAACTCCCCCCTGGTGATCGGCCTCGGCGAGGGCGAGAACTTCCTCGGCTCCGACGTCGCCGCCTTCGTCGAGCACACCCGCAAGGCGCTCGCGATCGGCCAGGACCAGATCGTCGCGATCACGCCGGATGCCGTCACCGTCACCGACTTCGACGGCAACTCCGTCGAGGCCGCGCCGTTCGACGTGTCCTGGGACGCCGCCGCCGCCGAGAAGGGCGGCTGGTCGAGCTTCATGGCCAAGGAGGTCGCCGAGCAGCCGGAAGCCGTGGCGAACACCATCCGCGGCCGCATCAGCGACGGTCAGGTCGTCATCCCCGAGCTCGACGGCATGGACGAGCTGTTCACCGGCATCCGTCGCGTCATCATCACCGCGTGCGGCACGGCCTCGTACGCCGCGCTCGTCGGCAAGTACGCGATCGAGCAGTGGGCGCGCGTGCCGGTGGACGTGGAGCTCGCGCACGAGTTCCGCTACCGCGACCCGGTGATCGGCGGCGACACGCTCGTCGTGTCGATCAGCCAGTCCGGCGAGACCATGGACACGCTGATGGCCGTCAAGTACGCGCGCGAGCGCGGCGCGCGGACGCTGTCGATCTGCAACACCCAGGGCGCCACGATCCCGCGCGAGTCCGACGCGGTCGTCTACACGCACGCCGGCCCGGAGGTCGCCGTCGCCTCGACGAAGGCGTTCTCGGCGCAGATCACCGCGCTGCTGCTGCTCGGTCTGCACATGGGCCGCGTCCGCGGGACGTTCGCGCACGCATCCGCCGAGATCGCCGACCTGCAGGCCCTGCCGGAGAAGGTCGCGAAGGTCATCGAGGGTGAGCAGGAGCACGTCAGCCAGCTCGCGCACTGGATGGCCGACACCCGCTCGGTGCTGTTCCTCGGGCGTCACGTCGGGTACCCGATCGCCCTCGAGGGCGCGCTCAAGCTCAAGGAGATCTCGTACATCCACGCCGAGGGCTTCGCCGCCGGTGAGCTCAAGCACGGCCCGATCGCCCTGATCGAGCCGGGACAGCCGGTGTTCGTGATCGTCCCGTCGCCGCGCCACTCGGCACTGGTGCACTCCAAGGTCGTCTCGAACATCCAGGAGATCCGCGCCCGCGGCGCCCGCGTGATCGTGGTCGCCGAGGAGGGCGACGCCGCGGTGCTGCCGTACGCGGACGAGGTCATCCACATCCCGCTCGCCGGGGCCATGTTCGAGCCGGTGCTCGCAGTCGTCCCGCTGCAGATCTTCGCCATGGCGCTCGCCACCGCGAAGGGCCTGGACGTCGACCAGCCCCGCAACCTCGCGAAGTCCGTCACCGTGGAGTGA
- the alr gene encoding alanine racemase yields MTPFREATIDLDAIADNVRHLRRLTGVPVIAVVKADGYGHGAAAAATAALAGGASRLATATIEESLALRRAGVTAPLMAWLHEPGRRFDDAAEAGIELGISSFAQLLAAADAASVAAPTAVHLKLETGLSRNGVPPQDWPRVLAEAARLERIGRIRIVGLFSHLSNTSPGDDRAALARFLEGTDAAEAAGIRPEIRHLAATAAAIDLPETRLDAVRIGIGLYGLSPFDDRSSADLGLRPAMTLRAAVAAVRRVPAGAGVSYGYDHRTERESTLALVPLGYADGIPRQASGRGPVLIGGRRHTIAGRVAMDQFVVDVGDQEVAVGDEVIVFGDPTLGHPSATEWGDAAGTVNYEIVTRIGARVPRRSVS; encoded by the coding sequence ATGACCCCGTTCCGCGAGGCGACGATCGACCTCGACGCGATCGCCGACAACGTCCGCCACCTGCGCCGGCTCACCGGGGTGCCGGTCATCGCGGTCGTCAAGGCGGACGGCTACGGGCACGGCGCGGCGGCGGCCGCCACGGCGGCGCTCGCCGGCGGCGCGTCGCGGCTCGCGACGGCGACGATCGAGGAGTCGTTGGCGCTGCGCCGCGCCGGCGTGACCGCGCCGCTGATGGCGTGGCTGCACGAGCCCGGCCGGCGGTTCGACGACGCCGCCGAGGCCGGCATCGAACTCGGCATCTCCTCCTTCGCGCAGCTGCTCGCCGCGGCGGATGCGGCATCCGTGGCCGCCCCGACCGCGGTGCACCTCAAGCTCGAGACCGGGCTGTCGCGCAACGGCGTCCCGCCGCAGGACTGGCCGCGCGTGCTCGCCGAGGCCGCGCGGCTCGAGCGGATCGGCCGCATCCGCATCGTGGGCCTCTTCAGCCACCTCTCCAACACCAGCCCCGGGGACGACCGGGCCGCTCTCGCACGGTTCCTCGAGGGGACGGATGCCGCGGAGGCGGCCGGCATCCGCCCGGAGATCCGGCACCTCGCCGCCACCGCCGCCGCGATAGACCTGCCGGAGACGCGCCTGGACGCGGTCCGGATCGGCATCGGCCTCTACGGGTTGTCGCCGTTCGATGACCGCAGCTCGGCGGATCTCGGGCTGCGGCCGGCGATGACGCTGCGCGCCGCCGTTGCGGCCGTGCGCCGGGTGCCGGCAGGGGCCGGCGTGTCGTACGGCTACGACCACCGCACCGAGCGGGAGAGCACGCTCGCGCTCGTTCCGCTGGGGTACGCCGACGGCATCCCGCGGCAAGCCTCGGGGCGCGGGCCGGTGCTCATCGGCGGGCGCCGCCACACCATCGCCGGTCGCGTGGCGATGGACCAGTTCGTCGTGGACGTCGGCGACCAGGAGGTCGCGGTGGGTGACGAGGTGATCGTGTTCGGCGACCCGACACTGGGGCATCCGTCGGCGACGGAGTGGGGGGATGCCGCGGGCACCGTCAACTACGAGATCGTCACGCGCATCGGGGCGCGCGTGCCGCGGCGGAGCGTGTCATGA
- the tsaE gene encoding tRNA (adenosine(37)-N6)-threonylcarbamoyltransferase complex ATPase subunit type 1 TsaE: MTLDAELAGRHEIATAADMEELGRRIGASLGPGDLLVLTGPLGAGKTTFTRGLAKGLGVRGPVQSPTFVIARTHPSLVGGAPLVHVDAYRLSSAAELDDLDIAFDRSVVVIEWGRPMADAVADDWWDIELERPVGGGDDDLGDEDLDTDAPRIVTITRVERSPAR; encoded by the coding sequence ATGACGCTGGATGCGGAGCTGGCCGGACGCCACGAGATCGCGACCGCGGCCGACATGGAGGAGCTGGGCCGGAGGATCGGCGCGTCGCTCGGTCCCGGCGATCTGCTCGTGCTCACCGGTCCGCTGGGCGCGGGGAAGACCACGTTCACGCGCGGTCTCGCGAAAGGGCTCGGTGTGCGCGGACCGGTGCAGAGCCCCACGTTCGTGATCGCCCGCACCCATCCGTCGCTCGTCGGCGGCGCCCCGCTCGTGCACGTGGACGCGTACCGGCTGTCGTCGGCCGCCGAGCTGGACGACCTCGACATCGCTTTCGACCGGTCGGTGGTCGTCATCGAGTGGGGTCGGCCGATGGCGGATGCCGTGGCCGACGACTGGTGGGACATCGAGCTCGAACGCCCGGTCGGGGGAGGGGACGACGACCTCGGCGACGAGGACCTGGACACCGACGCGCCCCGCATCGTCACGATCACCCGCGTGGAGCGCTCCCCCGCACGCTGA
- the tsaB gene encoding tRNA (adenosine(37)-N6)-threonylcarbamoyltransferase complex dimerization subunit type 1 TsaB, giving the protein MILAVDTSLGTAAAVIDHDGRVVAEASSPDPLGHAEVIGDLLAEVVRDASLTHVVAGMGPGPFTGLRIGIAAARAVALGRGIPVVAVPSHFAPALAALDGGATRFAVVTDARRRELAVSVFDGTDADGIPRLTEPAHLVAQGTGLDLPVVEAAQLSAVDLARVGARAIAAGRILTDGEPLYLRSPDVVQPGAPKKVSA; this is encoded by the coding sequence GTGATCCTCGCCGTCGACACTTCACTCGGGACGGCCGCCGCCGTCATCGATCACGACGGCCGCGTCGTCGCCGAGGCGTCCAGCCCCGACCCGCTCGGCCACGCCGAGGTGATCGGCGACCTCCTCGCCGAAGTCGTCCGCGACGCATCCCTCACCCACGTCGTCGCCGGCATGGGGCCCGGTCCCTTCACCGGGCTGCGCATCGGGATCGCCGCCGCGCGCGCGGTCGCGCTCGGCCGCGGCATCCCGGTCGTCGCCGTCCCCAGCCATTTCGCCCCGGCGCTGGCCGCGCTCGACGGCGGTGCCACGCGTTTCGCCGTGGTGACGGATGCCCGCCGCCGGGAGCTCGCGGTCAGTGTCTTCGACGGCACGGACGCCGACGGCATCCCTCGTCTGACCGAACCGGCGCACCTCGTGGCTCAGGGAACCGGCCTCGACCTCCCGGTCGTCGAGGCTGCGCAGCTGTCCGCGGTGGACCTGGCGCGCGTGGGCGCACGGGCGATCGCCGCCGGCCGCATCCTCACCGATGGCGAGCCGCTGTATCTGCGCTCGCCCGACGTCGTGCAGCCGGGCGCGCCGAAGAAGGTGAGCGCATGA
- the rimI gene encoding ribosomal protein S18-alanine N-acetyltransferase: protein MTLRTATIDDLDAIMRIERRSFPTDAWSEDTMATELTSAHNHYLVDEEDGVVIGYGGLRALRGAADADIQTIAFDAEHRGAGRGRALLRALLAEAAERGAREVFLEVRADNPGAEGLYLSEGFAELARRPRYYQPDDVDAIVMKLDLRAWAARAREGTTVTGADPAVPAGTVDRAVAAGTVDPAGTVDAAGHAVPARAREENSRSGGTIRQDSPPEGENSSRADEVPVDRSPAGTVPADGNPAGTVAADRNPAGTVAADRNPAGTVAAGTSDGGTSREEATA from the coding sequence ATGACCCTGCGCACCGCCACCATCGACGACCTCGACGCGATCATGCGCATCGAGCGGCGCTCGTTCCCGACCGACGCGTGGAGCGAGGACACCATGGCGACCGAGCTGACGAGCGCCCACAACCACTACCTCGTGGACGAGGAGGACGGCGTCGTCATCGGCTACGGCGGCCTGCGCGCGCTGCGGGGCGCGGCGGATGCCGACATCCAGACCATCGCGTTCGACGCCGAGCACCGGGGTGCCGGGCGCGGCAGGGCACTGCTGCGCGCCCTTCTCGCCGAGGCGGCGGAGCGCGGCGCGCGCGAGGTGTTCCTGGAGGTGCGGGCAGACAACCCGGGGGCCGAGGGACTGTACCTCTCCGAGGGTTTCGCCGAGCTGGCGCGCCGGCCCCGGTACTACCAGCCCGACGACGTCGACGCGATCGTGATGAAGCTCGACCTGAGGGCGTGGGCCGCTCGTGCCCGGGAGGGCACGACCGTCACCGGCGCTGACCCCGCCGTTCCCGCCGGCACCGTTGACCGCGCCGTTGCCGCTGGCACCGTTGACCCCGCCGGCACCGTTGACGCCGCTGGCCACGCTGTCCCCGCTCGCGCTCGGGAGGAGAACTCACGCTCGGGAGGAACGATCCGCCAGGATTCCCCTCCCGAGGGAGAGAACTCCTCCCGGGCGGACGAGGTTCCGGTGGACAGGAGTCCGGCGGGCACCGTCCCGGCGGACGGGAACCCGGCGGGCACCGTCGCGGCGGACAGGAACCCGGCGGGCACCGTCGCGGCGGACAGGAACCCGGCGGGCACCGTCGCGGCGGGCACGTCCGACGGCGGCACCTCGCGCGAGGAGGCGACGGCATGA
- the tsaD gene encoding tRNA (adenosine(37)-N6)-threonylcarbamoyltransferase complex transferase subunit TsaD: MTGPLVLGIETSCDETGIGIVRGRTLLSNTIASSMDEHARYGGVVPEVAARAHLEALQPAIERALDEAQVRLEDLDAVAVTSGPGLAGALMVGVGAAKGLAVSLGKPLYAVNHLVGHIAADILDPDAPPLEYPTIALLVSGGHTSLLHVRDLTTDVELLGETVDDAAGEAFDKVARILGLPYPGGPQIDRAAAEGDPDAIRFPRGLSRASDMAKHRYDFSFSGLKTAVARWIERAEAHGDPVPVADVAASFREAVVDVLATKALAACADLGVPRLLLGGGVIANRRLREVVLERAEAAGVAVRIPPLSLCTDNGAMIAALAAQLIAAGRGPSTLGFGADSTLPVTEIQVSAA; this comes from the coding sequence ATGACCGGACCCCTGGTGCTCGGCATCGAGACGAGCTGCGACGAGACCGGGATCGGCATCGTCCGCGGACGCACGCTGCTGTCCAACACGATCGCGTCCAGCATGGACGAGCACGCCCGCTACGGCGGCGTCGTGCCCGAGGTCGCCGCGCGCGCCCACCTGGAGGCACTCCAGCCCGCGATCGAGCGGGCCCTCGATGAGGCTCAGGTGCGGCTGGAAGACCTGGACGCCGTCGCGGTCACCAGCGGTCCAGGACTGGCCGGCGCCCTGATGGTCGGCGTCGGCGCGGCGAAGGGCCTGGCGGTGTCGCTCGGCAAGCCGCTGTACGCCGTGAACCACCTCGTCGGGCACATCGCTGCGGACATCCTCGACCCGGATGCCCCGCCGCTGGAGTATCCGACGATCGCGCTCCTCGTCTCCGGCGGGCACACCTCGCTCCTGCACGTGCGCGACCTCACCACCGATGTCGAGCTCCTCGGCGAGACGGTGGACGACGCCGCGGGGGAGGCGTTCGACAAGGTCGCCCGCATCCTCGGGCTGCCGTATCCGGGTGGTCCGCAGATCGACCGCGCGGCCGCCGAGGGCGACCCGGACGCGATCCGGTTCCCGCGGGGCCTGTCCCGGGCATCCGACATGGCGAAGCACCGCTACGACTTCTCGTTCTCGGGCCTGAAGACCGCCGTCGCCCGCTGGATCGAGCGGGCCGAAGCACACGGCGATCCGGTGCCCGTGGCCGACGTCGCCGCGAGCTTCCGCGAGGCGGTCGTCGACGTGCTCGCCACGAAGGCGCTCGCCGCCTGCGCCGACCTGGGCGTGCCGAGGCTGCTGCTGGGCGGCGGCGTGATCGCCAACCGCCGGTTGCGCGAGGTCGTGCTCGAGCGTGCCGAGGCCGCGGGCGTCGCCGTGCGCATCCCGCCGCTGTCGCTGTGCACCGACAACGGGGCCATGATCGCGGCGCTCGCCGCGCAGCTCATCGCCGCGGGCCGCGGGCCGTCGACCCTCGGGTTCGGCGCCGACTCCACGCTGCCGGTCACCGAGATCCAGGTGAGTGCCGCATGA
- a CDS encoding THUMP-like domain-containing protein — translation MSELSALLTREGLALLDELGPVGSASDVARAVSRLRAAGHSPDLVSAVVGQAHLRVKARDKFGEFAERMLFTRAGLEQATRLGVAALHAVRMRQAGIARVADLGCGIGGDSLAFAAAGLRVDAVDADEVTAAIAAYNLAPFGDAVTVRHAAADAAPAGDSASAVWLDPARRTAGHSETRRVAASDYSPALDWCLDLATRMPTGIKLGPGLDRDLVPSDVEAQWVSADGSVVELVLWSRELAREGIRRAALVVHGDRTDEITAPADAEDEPVRPLGAYLHEPDGAVIRARLIGEAARMLDAGMLDESIAYLTGDAALTSPFVQSFRVRETMPAHVKTINAALRAHDIGRLEIKKRGMDVDPAAFRKKLSLRGSQQATLILTRTSGGRVAILADRV, via the coding sequence ATGTCCGAGCTCAGCGCCCTGCTCACCCGTGAGGGCCTCGCCCTCCTCGACGAGCTCGGCCCCGTCGGCTCCGCGTCCGACGTCGCCAGGGCGGTGTCGCGGCTGCGTGCGGCCGGCCACTCCCCCGACCTCGTCTCCGCCGTCGTCGGCCAGGCGCACCTGCGCGTCAAGGCTCGCGACAAGTTCGGCGAGTTCGCCGAGCGCATGCTGTTCACCCGCGCTGGTCTGGAACAGGCCACCCGTCTCGGCGTGGCGGCCCTGCACGCGGTCCGGATGCGGCAGGCCGGCATCGCCCGCGTCGCCGACCTGGGCTGCGGCATCGGCGGGGACAGCCTCGCGTTCGCGGCCGCCGGCCTGCGGGTCGATGCCGTCGATGCCGACGAGGTCACCGCCGCGATCGCCGCCTACAACCTCGCCCCGTTCGGTGACGCGGTCACGGTGCGGCACGCGGCGGCGGACGCGGCGCCCGCCGGCGACTCGGCATCCGCCGTGTGGCTCGACCCGGCCCGACGCACCGCCGGCCACAGCGAGACCCGGCGGGTCGCGGCATCAGACTACTCCCCCGCCCTGGACTGGTGTCTCGACCTCGCCACACGGATGCCGACCGGCATCAAGCTCGGCCCCGGCCTCGACCGCGACCTCGTCCCCTCGGACGTCGAAGCCCAGTGGGTCAGCGCCGACGGCAGCGTCGTCGAGCTGGTGCTGTGGAGCCGGGAGCTCGCGCGCGAGGGCATCCGTCGCGCGGCGCTGGTCGTGCACGGCGATCGCACCGACGAGATCACGGCACCCGCGGATGCCGAGGACGAGCCCGTGCGCCCGCTGGGCGCGTACCTGCACGAGCCGGACGGCGCCGTCATCCGCGCCCGGCTCATCGGCGAGGCGGCACGGATGCTGGATGCCGGCATGCTCGACGAGAGCATCGCCTACCTCACCGGTGACGCCGCCCTGACGAGCCCGTTCGTGCAGTCGTTCCGCGTGCGCGAGACGATGCCCGCCCACGTCAAGACCATCAACGCGGCTCTGCGCGCCCACGATATCGGGCGGCTCGAGATCAAGAAGCGCGGCATGGATGTCGACCCCGCCGCGTTCCGGAAGAAGCTCTCCCTGCGGGGATCGCAGCAGGCGACGCTGATCCTCACCCGGACGTCCGGCGGGCGCGTCGCGATCCTCGCGGACCGCGTCTGA
- the groES gene encoding co-chaperone GroES encodes MSVSIKPLEDRIVIKQVEAEQTTASGLVIPDTAKEKPQEGEVVAVGPGRIDDNGNRVPLDVAVGDRVLYSKYGGTEVKFGTEEYLVLSARDVLAVVVR; translated from the coding sequence GTGTCGGTTTCCATCAAGCCGCTCGAGGACCGCATCGTCATCAAGCAGGTCGAGGCCGAGCAGACCACCGCCAGCGGTCTGGTCATCCCCGACACCGCCAAGGAGAAGCCCCAGGAGGGCGAGGTCGTGGCCGTGGGCCCCGGCCGCATCGACGACAACGGCAACCGTGTTCCGCTCGACGTCGCCGTCGGCGACCGCGTGCTCTACAGCAAGTACGGCGGCACCGAGGTGAAGTTCGGCACCGAGGAGTACCTCGTGCTGTCGGCCCGCGACGTCCTGGCGGTCGTCGTCCGCTGA
- the rarD gene encoding EamA family transporter RarD, which yields MSTVPDRTKTSGIVFTVTAYLIWGVLPLYFLILTPTGPWEVVAWRVLLSFAFCLLLLAVTRGWAAFGAIVRQPRLLGWTALAGLLIYVNWQVFLIGTLTGHIVETSLGYFINPIFTVLLGVFVLRERITRLQWTAIAIAVVAVVVIIVAYGAFPWIALSLTASFGVYGLVKKKIGPAVDAVSGLTLESFWLIPIAVVTLIVVAQTTDVTFGAVGPAHTALVAFAGVATAVPLLLFAAGTRRVDLSLVGMIQFITPIMQFLVGWALLGEPMPPERWAGFLLVWIAIAVFVADLIAQARRGRREAPAELV from the coding sequence GTGAGCACAGTGCCTGATCGGACGAAGACCAGCGGCATCGTCTTCACCGTCACGGCCTACCTGATCTGGGGCGTGCTGCCGCTCTACTTCCTCATTCTGACGCCGACCGGCCCGTGGGAGGTCGTGGCGTGGCGGGTGCTGCTGTCGTTCGCATTCTGCCTGCTGCTGCTCGCCGTCACGCGCGGCTGGGCGGCGTTCGGGGCGATCGTGCGTCAGCCCCGGCTGCTCGGCTGGACCGCCCTCGCGGGCCTGCTCATCTACGTCAACTGGCAGGTGTTCCTGATCGGCACCCTGACCGGGCACATCGTGGAGACCAGCCTCGGCTACTTCATCAACCCCATCTTCACCGTGCTGCTCGGGGTCTTCGTGCTGCGCGAACGGATCACGCGCCTGCAGTGGACCGCGATCGCCATCGCCGTGGTGGCCGTCGTCGTGATCATCGTCGCGTACGGCGCGTTCCCGTGGATCGCGCTGTCGCTCACGGCGTCCTTCGGCGTGTACGGCCTGGTCAAGAAGAAGATCGGCCCGGCGGTCGACGCCGTCAGCGGGCTCACGCTCGAGTCGTTCTGGCTGATCCCGATCGCCGTCGTGACCCTCATCGTCGTGGCACAGACCACCGATGTCACTTTCGGCGCGGTCGGGCCCGCGCACACCGCGCTGGTCGCGTTCGCCGGCGTGGCCACGGCCGTGCCGCTGCTGCTGTTCGCCGCGGGCACTCGCCGGGTCGATCTGAGCCTGGTCGGCATGATCCAGTTCATCACGCCGATCATGCAGTTCCTCGTCGGCTGGGCGCTGCTGGGTGAGCCGATGCCGCCGGAGCGCTGGGCGGGCTTCCTGCTCGTCTGGATCGCGATCGCGGTCTTCGTCGCCGACCTCATCGCGCAGGCGCGACGCGGCCGCCGCGAGGCGCCCGCCGAACTCGTCTGA